A genomic region of Barnesiella viscericola DSM 18177 contains the following coding sequences:
- a CDS encoding TrpB-like pyridoxal phosphate-dependent enzyme, whose product MATKKFILSEKEIPQAWYNIVADMPHKPMSPLNPATKKPLTAEDLYPIFAEELCKQELNATDAWIEIPDEVRDMYKIWRPTPLVRALGLEKALDTPAHIYFKNESVSPVGSHKLNSAIAQAYYCKKQGVTNITTETGAGQWGAALSLAAKAFGLELAVYMVKVSYHQKPYRRSIMQTFGAQVIASPSMSTKAGRKILTEHPNYQGSLGTAISEAIELAMSTPNCKYTLGSVLNHVSLHQTVIGLEAEKQMEMAGEYPDVVIACFGGGSNFSGIAFPFLRHKLRDGKEIRLVAAEPASCPKLTKGVFQYDFGDEAGYTPLLPMYTLGHNFAPANIHAGGLRYHGAGTIVSQLKKDGYLEAVDIDQLDTFKAATLFAQSEGIIPAPESSHAIAAAIQEALKAKEEGKKRCILFNLSGHGLIDMTAYDQYLAGDLVNYSLPDSEIEKNISELDKII is encoded by the coding sequence ATGGCTACCAAGAAATTTATTCTCTCTGAAAAAGAGATTCCCCAGGCCTGGTACAACATTGTCGCCGACATGCCACACAAGCCTATGAGCCCGCTCAATCCGGCTACCAAAAAACCACTCACCGCCGAAGACCTCTACCCCATCTTTGCCGAAGAACTCTGCAAACAGGAGCTCAACGCTACCGATGCCTGGATAGAAATTCCCGACGAGGTTCGTGACATGTACAAGATATGGCGCCCTACCCCACTGGTGAGAGCACTGGGCCTCGAAAAGGCACTCGACACACCAGCTCACATCTATTTCAAAAACGAGAGTGTAAGCCCCGTAGGATCCCACAAACTCAACTCGGCTATTGCCCAAGCCTACTACTGCAAGAAACAGGGAGTGACCAACATCACGACCGAGACCGGTGCCGGGCAATGGGGAGCAGCCCTCTCGCTGGCCGCCAAAGCCTTTGGGCTCGAACTGGCCGTCTATATGGTCAAGGTTAGCTATCATCAGAAACCCTACCGGCGCTCCATCATGCAAACCTTCGGCGCACAAGTCATCGCTTCGCCCAGCATGTCGACCAAGGCCGGACGCAAGATACTCACCGAACACCCCAACTACCAAGGCAGCCTGGGTACCGCCATATCCGAAGCCATCGAGCTCGCCATGAGTACACCCAACTGCAAATACACCTTGGGGAGTGTACTCAACCACGTGTCGCTGCACCAGACCGTTATCGGCCTCGAAGCCGAAAAACAGATGGAGATGGCCGGCGAATACCCCGACGTCGTAATCGCCTGCTTCGGAGGCGGCTCCAACTTCTCGGGTATCGCCTTCCCCTTCCTGCGGCACAAACTGCGCGACGGCAAGGAGATACGCCTGGTTGCAGCCGAGCCCGCTTCATGTCCCAAACTCACCAAAGGTGTATTCCAATACGACTTTGGCGACGAAGCCGGCTACACCCCCCTGCTCCCCATGTACACCCTGGGGCATAACTTCGCACCGGCCAATATCCACGCCGGCGGACTCCGCTACCACGGAGCCGGGACCATCGTGAGCCAATTGAAAAAAGATGGCTACCTTGAAGCCGTCGACATCGACCAGCTCGACACCTTCAAAGCCGCCACTCTTTTCGCCCAAAGCGAAGGAATCATACCCGCCCCCGAATCGTCGCACGCCATCGCGGCCGCGATACAAGAGGCACTCAAAGCCAAAGAGGAGGGGAAAAAGCGTTGTATCCTCTTCAACCTTTCGGGACATGGCCTCATCGACATGACCGCCTACGACCAATACCTGGCAGGCGACCTTGTGAATTACAGCCTGCCCGATTCCGAAATCGAGAAGAATATCAGCGAGTTGGATAAAATCATTTAA
- a CDS encoding flavodoxin family protein, translating into MKVLLINGSPHKEGNTFIALSEVAKALEANGIETEIVGIGVKAVQGCIACGRCAQLGRCVFNDDLYNTIREKLAGADGIVVGSPVYYAGPNGSLCALLDRLFYSAGSLLAYKPAAAVAVCRRGGASAMFDRLNKYFTINNMPVVSSQYWNSVHGRLPGEATQDIEGLQTMRTLGRNMAWILKNLKQGGETVPEPEPWTPTHFIR; encoded by the coding sequence ATGAAAGTTTTACTGATCAATGGAAGCCCTCATAAGGAGGGGAATACCTTCATTGCTCTGTCGGAGGTGGCGAAGGCATTGGAGGCTAACGGGATAGAAACGGAGATTGTAGGCATCGGGGTAAAAGCCGTGCAGGGGTGTATCGCCTGCGGGCGTTGCGCCCAGTTGGGTCGTTGCGTGTTCAACGATGATCTCTACAATACGATTCGTGAAAAACTGGCGGGCGCCGACGGTATCGTGGTGGGTTCGCCCGTCTATTATGCCGGGCCTAACGGGTCGTTGTGTGCCTTGCTCGACCGACTCTTCTATTCGGCCGGGTCGCTGCTGGCCTACAAGCCGGCCGCTGCGGTAGCCGTGTGTCGTCGCGGGGGAGCCAGTGCCATGTTCGACCGGTTGAACAAGTACTTTACCATCAACAACATGCCCGTGGTTTCGTCGCAATACTGGAACAGTGTGCATGGCCGTTTGCCGGGCGAAGCTACCCAAGACATCGAGGGACTGCAAACGATGCGTACCCTGGGCCGCAACATGGCCTGGATATTGAAGAACTTGAAACAGGGTGGAGAGACTGTCCCCGAGCCGGAACCGTGGACTCCGACCCATTTCATACGGTGA
- a CDS encoding RNA polymerase sigma factor: MSQEDFEQRVVRLQGALLGFARSLTRNDDDAKDLLQETSLKALVSKEMYRESGNIKNWLCTIMFNLFVNCHRSASRRQSLSIDFQIPEDETFCEIDTECSFSATDIERIMSLLPPDSRTLFELYLQGYHYDEIARSQGLPLGTVKTRIFRIKQELRAYKKQIV; encoded by the coding sequence ATGAGTCAAGAAGATTTTGAGCAGCGCGTAGTGAGGCTACAAGGTGCTCTGTTGGGCTTTGCCCGGAGTCTCACTCGCAATGACGACGATGCCAAAGACCTGTTGCAGGAAACATCGCTGAAAGCTCTGGTGAGTAAAGAGATGTACCGGGAGTCCGGAAATATCAAGAACTGGCTGTGCACCATCATGTTCAACCTTTTTGTGAACTGCCATCGCAGTGCCTCTCGTCGGCAATCCCTTTCGATTGACTTCCAAATTCCCGAGGACGAAACTTTCTGCGAAATCGATACCGAGTGTTCCTTTTCCGCTACCGATATAGAGCGCATCATGAGTCTCCTGCCGCCCGATAGCCGCACCCTGTTCGAACTTTATCTTCAAGGCTATCACTACGACGAGATTGCCCGCAGCCAGGGCCTGCCGTTGGGTACGGTCAAGACCCGGATATTCCGTATCAAGCAAGAATTAAGAGCCTATAAGAAACAGATTGTTTAA
- a CDS encoding ABC transporter ATP-binding protein — protein MLQIDNLVFSYHKKKAPIFEGINLTIHPGSVYGLLGKNGIGKSTLLYMMSGLMFPHKGHITLDGVEVRRRRPETLEKIFLVPEEFDLPAISVDAYVRRNSVFYPCFDREQFDRYLTDFELEPVKNLAKTSMGQKKKYLVSFALATNTPLLLMDEPTNGMDIPSKSQFRKVIASGMTEQKSIVISTHQVRDLENMIDRIDILDGGRLLLDSDTTTITSRLRFVKGAGEDDIEGALYSVSTIAGYSAILPNPTGEESPLDIEMLFNYAIENPTEIERLFANPVK, from the coding sequence ATGTTACAGATTGACAATCTTGTATTTAGCTATCACAAAAAGAAGGCTCCCATATTCGAGGGCATCAACCTGACGATACACCCGGGGTCGGTCTACGGCCTGCTGGGCAAGAACGGCATAGGCAAGTCGACCCTGCTCTATATGATGAGCGGACTGATGTTTCCCCACAAGGGACACATCACGCTCGACGGTGTGGAGGTGCGACGTCGTCGCCCCGAGACACTCGAAAAGATTTTTCTCGTGCCCGAGGAGTTCGACCTGCCCGCTATCTCGGTCGATGCCTATGTGCGCCGCAACAGCGTGTTCTATCCCTGTTTCGACCGCGAGCAGTTCGACCGATACCTGACCGATTTCGAGTTGGAGCCGGTCAAGAATCTGGCCAAGACTTCGATGGGACAGAAAAAGAAATATCTGGTGAGCTTCGCCCTGGCCACCAACACTCCGCTGCTGCTCATGGACGAGCCGACCAACGGCATGGACATTCCCTCGAAGAGCCAGTTCCGCAAGGTCATCGCCTCGGGTATGACCGAGCAGAAGAGCATCGTCATCTCGACTCACCAGGTGCGCGACCTCGAAAACATGATCGACCGCATCGACATTCTCGACGGGGGGCGCCTCCTGCTCGACAGCGACACGACCACCATCACCTCGCGCCTGCGCTTTGTCAAGGGGGCCGGCGAGGACGACATTGAGGGGGCTCTCTACTCGGTCTCGACCATCGCGGGGTACAGCGCCATACTGCCCAACCCCACAGGCGAGGAGTCGCCGCTCGACATCGAGATGCTCTTCAACTACGCCATCGAAAACCCGACGGAGATCGAACGCCTATTTGCCAACCCTGTAAAATGA
- a CDS encoding TonB-dependent receptor domain-containing protein, with amino-acid sequence MKIVFKLGILLGVLLSAFFKAEAAAVDCKISGTVTDSIRQEAIPFVTVGVENSDGKVLSRVASDVNGRFTVTAAAGNLYTLVISSVGYTTRRVEIAVEPGERTQNLGDLTLTEGTELSEVTVVAQRPLIKSDIDKITYDMEADPEATSNNALDMLRKVPMITVDAEENIRLNGQSNYKVLLNGKSSAIMSGDNLKEVLKSMPASSIKNIEVITNPSSKYEAEGVGGIINIVTVSRRDSNGIVGSVGANADNRGGFGGNVYLSSQIGKFAFSGRYSGNRYTNGHGGHSKTFTETYGSDEFNHSNVYGKSRFEGLGHNLSIEASYEIDTLNLISFSAFGWLGNNKSNANFDYTSYTRANDISSQYQSLTRSSSDYGSVSGTLDYQRSFAKKDRTLTASYQFEYNPNNSDYTTESNGLINWNSYIERSKNKAHGTEQTVQIDYFDPLTEMHQIEAGAKYIMRCNVSDGDRTQSLWDEPTDTWNDVLLPVNDLDYTQHILGLYAGYVLKIKKWSGKVGARLESTWNDGRTTNHDAEGGTQETRFDNDFFNVVPYVTLSWQPREMQTVKLSYTQRLSRPGIWQLNPFKDTSTPMQVTYGNPNLDSEISHTFSLGYTLFTATGMSLAAELNGRVQNNGIEQTIFMDENGIANVTYDNIGRARECKLNVFFSGNVLPTLNLYTNLSGGYGDYSSKQAGYSNKGWDYNGFLGARWNAWKDGAISANLGYYSGFRMLVGTTAPFAFCGFSVSQSFFNKRLQLTLSASDPFSKERKFVMHIKNDDYRIDSYNYNPCQYVRLGITYSFGQMKNSVKKARRSINNDDLKSGGSGAGSGAAGSMSGGSGGGM; translated from the coding sequence ATGAAAATCGTTTTCAAACTGGGTATTTTACTGGGAGTCTTACTCTCGGCATTTTTTAAGGCCGAAGCCGCTGCGGTCGATTGCAAAATAAGCGGCACCGTGACCGATTCGATACGCCAAGAGGCTATCCCCTTCGTGACCGTGGGGGTGGAAAACAGCGACGGCAAAGTGCTGTCCCGAGTGGCCTCGGACGTGAACGGACGCTTCACCGTCACAGCCGCAGCGGGCAACCTCTATACGCTGGTCATCTCGTCGGTCGGCTATACGACCCGACGCGTCGAGATAGCCGTCGAACCGGGCGAACGCACCCAGAATCTGGGCGACCTCACCCTCACCGAGGGGACCGAACTGTCGGAGGTGACCGTCGTGGCCCAACGCCCCCTCATCAAGAGCGACATCGACAAGATTACCTACGACATGGAGGCCGACCCCGAGGCCACGAGCAACAACGCCCTCGACATGCTGCGCAAGGTACCCATGATTACCGTCGATGCCGAGGAGAACATTCGCCTCAACGGGCAGAGCAACTACAAGGTGCTGCTCAACGGCAAGAGCTCGGCCATCATGTCGGGCGACAACCTCAAAGAGGTGCTCAAAAGCATGCCGGCCAGTTCGATCAAGAATATAGAGGTCATCACCAACCCCTCGTCGAAATACGAGGCCGAGGGCGTGGGCGGTATCATCAACATCGTCACCGTGTCGCGCCGCGACTCCAACGGCATAGTGGGCAGCGTGGGGGCCAACGCCGACAACCGAGGCGGATTCGGCGGCAACGTCTACCTCTCCTCGCAGATCGGCAAGTTTGCCTTCTCGGGCCGCTACTCGGGCAACCGCTACACCAACGGTCACGGAGGTCACTCGAAAACCTTCACCGAGACCTACGGCAGCGACGAGTTCAACCACTCGAACGTTTACGGCAAATCGCGCTTCGAGGGTCTCGGCCACAACCTCTCGATCGAGGCCAGCTACGAAATCGACACCCTCAACCTCATCAGCTTCTCGGCCTTCGGCTGGCTGGGCAACAACAAGTCCAACGCCAATTTCGACTACACCTCCTACACCCGGGCCAATGACATCAGCAGTCAATACCAGTCGCTCACCCGCTCGAGCAGCGACTACGGCTCGGTGTCGGGTACGCTCGACTACCAGCGCTCGTTTGCCAAGAAAGACCGCACGCTCACGGCTTCATACCAGTTTGAATACAACCCCAACAACTCGGACTATACCACCGAAAGCAATGGCCTCATCAACTGGAACAGCTACATCGAACGCAGCAAGAACAAGGCTCACGGTACCGAACAGACCGTACAAATCGACTACTTCGACCCCCTCACCGAGATGCACCAGATCGAGGCCGGGGCCAAGTATATCATGCGCTGCAACGTGAGCGACGGCGACCGCACCCAAAGTCTGTGGGACGAACCTACCGATACCTGGAACGATGTGCTGCTGCCGGTCAACGACCTCGACTACACGCAACACATTCTGGGGCTCTATGCCGGCTATGTATTGAAAATCAAGAAATGGAGCGGCAAGGTAGGTGCCCGACTCGAATCGACCTGGAACGACGGCCGCACCACCAACCACGACGCCGAGGGAGGAACACAAGAGACCCGATTTGACAACGACTTCTTCAACGTGGTGCCCTATGTGACCCTCTCGTGGCAGCCTCGCGAGATGCAGACCGTCAAGCTCTCCTACACGCAGCGGCTCAGCCGCCCGGGCATCTGGCAGCTCAACCCCTTCAAAGATACCTCCACCCCCATGCAGGTGACCTACGGTAACCCCAACCTCGACTCCGAGATTTCGCACACCTTCTCGCTGGGATATACCCTCTTCACTGCCACGGGCATGAGCCTGGCCGCCGAACTGAACGGCCGCGTGCAGAACAACGGTATCGAGCAGACCATCTTCATGGACGAGAACGGTATCGCCAACGTCACCTACGACAACATAGGGCGGGCCCGCGAGTGCAAACTGAACGTATTCTTCTCGGGCAACGTGCTGCCCACGCTCAACCTCTATACCAACCTCTCGGGCGGATACGGCGATTACAGTTCAAAACAGGCCGGATACTCCAACAAGGGGTGGGACTACAACGGTTTCCTGGGTGCCCGCTGGAATGCCTGGAAAGACGGTGCCATCAGTGCCAACCTGGGTTACTACTCGGGATTCCGCATGCTGGTGGGAACCACGGCTCCCTTTGCCTTCTGCGGGTTCAGCGTGAGCCAGTCGTTCTTCAACAAGCGGTTGCAGCTGACCCTCTCGGCCAGCGACCCCTTCTCGAAAGAGCGTAAGTTTGTCATGCACATCAAGAACGACGACTACCGCATCGACAGCTACAACTACAACCCCTGCCAGTATGTGCGGCTGGGTATAACCTACTCGTTCGGACAGATGAAAAACTCGGTGAAGAAGGCCCGCCGCAGTATCAACAACGACGACCTCAAAAGCGGCGGCAGCGGTGCCGGTAGCGGCGCCGCCGGCAGCATGAGCGGAGGCTCGGGCGGAGGCATGTAA
- a CDS encoding leucine-rich repeat domain-containing protein has translation MGRTDYSFLKKAGLAAFAMVATIVSGMATQLDVTTTAPGTLATLISENDKWNTTELKVSGPLNGFDIRTLRDMAGADLYGAPTEGKLEKLDMAGVNIIGYDGSLLASDQTYYIDNSQGIMHLIGENDKFLGIFFAGCNVLKELTIPDNAFLGVNQGWPEGLEKISVSNNNPNLTVVDNILYSKDLKTLFYCPAKSPQTSIRTPEATEIVDSYAFYQNLHLQSVEMPNVKEIKSFAFSYCNALQTLSFGNYLATWGDMAIMGNYQLSSVTVAADNPNFKNMGNSLTDISGRTLYIFAADNTVEACDVPEGGETICSGAIYSNHIRTATFPNSVTTLRQYAIFNSLYLETIHMGSGLTNLEPMFSYNLPSLQEYDVDSENPVFASYNGAIYSKDGLTLTIIPEGKTEFNVKEGTEQLGIYCLGAINNIIETLTLPASLKTLAGMTLSCNSLKEIYCKATVPPTSNGYLPFYSFMAANIDLFVPTGCADAYKNSLEWRDFRSISEFDSSDIDGVTASEKPYEVARYSIDGKRLPAETPGLNLIKMSDGSVQKVWVPGNR, from the coding sequence ATGGGAAGAACTGATTACTCATTTTTGAAAAAGGCCGGGCTGGCTGCTTTTGCCATGGTTGCCACCATCGTCTCCGGCATGGCTACCCAACTGGACGTGACAACAACTGCACCGGGTACTCTGGCAACCCTCATTTCAGAGAATGACAAATGGAACACAACGGAGCTGAAAGTATCCGGTCCCCTTAACGGCTTCGATATTCGCACTTTACGGGATATGGCAGGCGCTGACCTCTACGGTGCGCCGACGGAAGGGAAACTGGAAAAGCTGGATATGGCAGGTGTCAACATCATCGGTTACGATGGATCTCTCTTAGCGAGTGATCAAACATATTATATCGATAACAGCCAAGGCATCATGCACCTTATCGGAGAAAACGACAAATTTCTGGGAATCTTTTTTGCCGGTTGCAATGTCCTGAAAGAGTTGACAATACCCGACAATGCTTTTTTAGGAGTAAACCAGGGTTGGCCGGAAGGTTTGGAAAAAATCTCCGTATCCAATAACAATCCCAATCTGACTGTTGTTGACAATATACTCTACTCAAAAGATCTCAAAACACTGTTCTATTGCCCGGCCAAGAGTCCTCAGACCTCCATTCGTACGCCGGAGGCTACCGAAATCGTTGATTCCTACGCTTTCTATCAGAACCTGCATTTGCAATCCGTTGAAATGCCGAACGTAAAAGAGATTAAAAGTTTCGCATTCAGCTATTGCAACGCACTGCAAACGCTCTCATTCGGAAATTATTTGGCCACATGGGGCGACATGGCCATCATGGGCAACTACCAATTAAGCAGCGTGACGGTAGCAGCCGACAATCCCAATTTCAAGAATATGGGTAACTCGTTGACCGACATTTCAGGAAGAACGCTGTATATCTTTGCGGCTGACAACACTGTAGAAGCCTGCGACGTGCCCGAGGGGGGAGAAACCATTTGTTCCGGAGCCATCTACTCCAACCATATCCGTACCGCCACTTTCCCGAACAGCGTTACAACCCTTCGGCAATATGCCATTTTCAACAGTTTATATCTGGAAACGATCCATATGGGTTCCGGACTCACAAATCTCGAACCGATGTTTTCATACAATCTTCCCTCTCTACAAGAATACGACGTGGACAGTGAAAACCCGGTTTTCGCTTCGTACAACGGGGCCATCTACTCCAAAGACGGACTGACATTAACAATCATACCCGAAGGGAAAACAGAATTCAATGTGAAGGAAGGCACCGAGCAGCTGGGCATATATTGCCTGGGAGCCATCAATAACATTATTGAAACCCTGACATTGCCGGCATCACTTAAAACGTTGGCCGGCATGACTCTTTCATGCAACAGTCTGAAAGAGATCTACTGTAAAGCAACCGTTCCTCCCACCTCCAACGGCTATCTGCCATTCTATTCGTTTATGGCTGCAAACATCGATCTGTTCGTACCGACAGGCTGTGCAGATGCCTATAAGAATAGCTTAGAATGGCGAGATTTCAGAAGCATCAGCGAATTTGACTCTTCCGACATCGACGGCGTAACCGCAAGCGAGAAACCATATGAGGTGGCACGTTACAGCATCGACGGGAAGAGACTTCCGGCTGAAACTCCGGGACTGAACCTCATCAAGATGTCCGACGGTTCCGTACAAAAGGTATGGGTTCCCGGCAACCGATAA
- the thiL gene encoding thiamine-phosphate kinase, with protein sequence MEEEKRTEIASLGEFGLIDHLTKQIQLKNPSSLKGVGDDAAVLDYSGKRVLVTTDLLLEGVHFDLTYVPLKHLGYKSAVVNFSDIYAMNGTPRQITVSLGVSKRFSVENLEALYAGIQLACDIYGVDLVGGDTSASMTGLTISITCIGEGDPDKIVYRNGARENDLICVSGDLGAAYMGLQLLEREKRIFAGETEFKPAFEGHEYLLERQLKPEARKDIVAELDKAGIVPTAMMDISDGLSSELLHICSQSHAGCRIYEERIPIDYQTAAMAEEFNMNLVTAALNGGEDYELLFTVPLEKHDTVAAIPGIRVIGHITKPDLGCCMITRDGAEITLRAQGWNSLAEEE encoded by the coding sequence ATGGAAGAAGAAAAACGTACCGAAATAGCTTCGCTGGGCGAATTTGGCCTGATCGACCACCTCACGAAGCAGATACAACTCAAAAACCCCTCGTCGCTGAAAGGGGTGGGCGACGATGCCGCCGTGCTCGACTACTCGGGCAAACGCGTACTCGTTACCACCGACCTGTTGCTCGAAGGGGTACATTTCGACCTCACCTACGTACCCTTGAAACATCTGGGCTACAAATCGGCCGTGGTCAATTTCTCCGATATCTACGCCATGAACGGAACCCCGCGGCAGATCACCGTCTCGCTGGGTGTGTCGAAGCGCTTCTCGGTCGAGAACCTCGAAGCCCTCTATGCCGGCATACAACTTGCCTGCGACATCTACGGCGTCGACCTCGTGGGGGGCGATACCTCGGCCTCGATGACCGGACTCACCATCAGCATCACCTGTATCGGCGAGGGCGACCCCGATAAAATCGTTTATCGCAACGGTGCCCGCGAGAACGACCTCATCTGCGTGAGCGGCGACCTGGGTGCCGCCTACATGGGGCTGCAACTGCTCGAACGCGAGAAACGCATCTTTGCCGGCGAAACCGAGTTCAAACCCGCCTTCGAAGGACACGAATACCTGCTCGAACGCCAACTGAAACCCGAAGCCCGCAAAGATATCGTGGCCGAACTCGACAAGGCCGGAATCGTACCCACCGCCATGATGGACATCTCCGACGGCCTCTCCTCCGAACTGTTGCACATCTGTTCGCAGAGCCATGCCGGGTGCCGCATCTACGAAGAGCGCATACCCATCGATTACCAGACAGCCGCCATGGCCGAGGAGTTCAACATGAACCTCGTCACCGCTGCCCTCAACGGAGGCGAAGACTACGAACTGCTCTTTACCGTGCCCCTCGAAAAGCACGACACCGTCGCCGCCATACCCGGCATTCGGGTTATCGGCCACATCACCAAGCCCGATTTGGGCTGTTGCATGATTACCCGCGACGGAGCCGAAATCACCCTGCGGGCACAAGGCTGGAACTCCCTTGCCGAAGAGGAGTAG
- a CDS encoding OmpA family protein gives MMNRKAGMVLLLGVASILPAGVAAQNIFQKAANTISSWFSTGDKKDEATATEHIDITKLTLDENLSIPELDNKEARKIRAAQSREMKRLRKARLTDLKLVRNYEVIKATLAASNLFLPNDTMLSDKADIFLRPFLSDLRIPDYYHVMVVMHSDDTGSESYCLDLTRARAHAVRNWFASHGGNTDCMVLYEAGPFAPVASNATMEGRARNRRLDIYLIPGEKMIDMARRGQLDKR, from the coding sequence ATGATGAACAGGAAAGCAGGAATGGTTCTGTTGTTGGGGGTCGCATCGATTCTCCCCGCCGGAGTAGCTGCGCAGAATATCTTTCAGAAGGCAGCCAACACGATTTCGTCGTGGTTCTCGACCGGCGATAAGAAGGACGAGGCTACCGCTACCGAACACATTGATATTACCAAACTGACTCTCGACGAGAACCTCTCGATACCCGAGCTCGATAATAAGGAGGCCCGCAAGATACGCGCCGCACAGTCGCGCGAAATGAAGCGACTGCGCAAGGCCCGCCTCACCGATTTGAAACTGGTGCGCAACTACGAGGTAATCAAGGCCACGCTGGCCGCCTCGAACCTCTTCTTGCCCAACGATACGATGTTGAGCGACAAGGCCGACATCTTTTTGCGCCCCTTCCTGAGCGACCTGCGTATTCCCGACTACTATCATGTGATGGTGGTCATGCACAGCGACGATACCGGCTCCGAGTCGTATTGCCTCGACCTCACCCGGGCCCGGGCGCATGCCGTGCGCAACTGGTTCGCCAGTCATGGCGGCAACACCGACTGCATGGTGCTGTACGAGGCCGGTCCCTTTGCCCCCGTTGCCTCGAATGCTACGATGGAAGGGCGGGCCAGGAACCGGCGTCTCGACATCTATCTGATTCCGGGAGAGAAGATGATCGACATGGCCCGTCGCGGACAACTCGACAAGCGCTGA
- a CDS encoding purine-nucleoside phosphorylase, whose protein sequence is MIEQIKETAAYIASKVQVLPKTAIILGTGLGELVNHITDKTEIPYTEIPHFPVSTVEGHQGKLIFGKLGKKDVMAMQGRFHYYEGYDMKQVTFPVRVMKELGIEHLFVSNAAGGMNPDFAIGDIMIIRDHINLFPEHPLHGRNHNELGVRFPDMSEAYSHRLIAKALEIAEKNHIKVQQGVYVGTQGPTFETPAEYRYFRIIGGDAVGMSTVPEVIVARHAGIEVFAVSVITDLGVEGIVEKCSHEEVQKAAAAAQPKMTFIMKELVEQF, encoded by the coding sequence ATGATTGAGCAAATTAAAGAAACCGCTGCCTACATTGCCTCGAAAGTGCAGGTATTGCCCAAAACCGCTATCATCTTGGGTACCGGGTTGGGCGAGTTGGTAAACCACATTACCGATAAGACTGAGATTCCCTATACCGAAATTCCCCACTTCCCCGTGTCGACCGTCGAGGGGCATCAGGGCAAACTCATCTTCGGTAAACTGGGCAAGAAAGATGTGATGGCCATGCAGGGCCGCTTCCACTATTACGAGGGGTACGACATGAAGCAGGTTACCTTCCCCGTGCGGGTGATGAAGGAGCTGGGCATCGAGCACCTCTTCGTCTCCAATGCGGCCGGCGGCATGAATCCCGACTTTGCCATCGGCGATATCATGATTATCCGCGACCACATCAACCTCTTCCCCGAACATCCGCTGCACGGGCGCAACCACAACGAACTGGGCGTGCGCTTCCCCGATATGAGCGAGGCCTATTCGCACCGTCTCATTGCCAAGGCACTCGAAATTGCCGAGAAGAACCACATCAAGGTACAGCAGGGTGTCTATGTGGGCACACAAGGTCCCACGTTCGAGACGCCGGCCGAGTATCGCTACTTCCGCATCATCGGCGGTGATGCCGTGGGTATGAGCACCGTGCCCGAGGTTATCGTGGCCCGTCATGCCGGCATCGAGGTATTCGCCGTGTCGGTCATCACCGACCTGGGTGTGGAGGGCATCGTCGAGAAATGTTCGCACGAGGAGGTACAGAAGGCCGCTGCCGCCGCACAGCCCAAGATGACCTTCATCATGAAAGAACTGGTAGAACAATTTTAA
- a CDS encoding GntR family transcriptional regulator, translating to MQFKENQTIYLQIAERISDEILLGHYATGARIPSVREYAALVEVNANTVMRSYEFLQTQSIIFNKRGIGFFVAPDAKIKIREYRRNEFLKNELPRFFMQLYTLHIPMDEIDSMYREFIENLTSNPSNQAS from the coding sequence ATGCAATTCAAAGAGAACCAAACCATCTACCTGCAAATCGCCGAACGCATCAGCGACGAGATACTGCTGGGCCACTATGCCACAGGGGCCCGCATACCCTCGGTGCGTGAATACGCGGCCCTCGTGGAGGTAAACGCCAACACGGTGATGCGTTCCTATGAATTTTTGCAGACCCAAAGCATAATCTTCAACAAGCGGGGTATCGGATTCTTCGTCGCGCCCGACGCCAAGATAAAGATTCGGGAATACCGGCGCAACGAATTCCTCAAAAACGAACTGCCCCGTTTCTTCATGCAGCTCTACACCCTGCATATCCCCATGGACGAAATCGACTCCATGTACCGGGAATTTATCGAAAACCTCACGTCAAACCCCTCAAACCAAGCCTCATGA